Below is a window of Patescibacteria group bacterium DNA.
CCGAGATCATGATGACCGGAGCCGTCTTGAAATCGCTCTCCGTACGGAGCTTTTTCAGGAAACCAAAGCCGTCGAAGAAACCCTCTTTTTCCGGCATCATGATATCGAGTGTGATGAGATCCGGTTTCGAGGTCGCTAATTTCGACCAGCCTTCCGCCGGATCCAGGGCGGAAACGACATTGTAGCCATGCGGCTCCAGCATCGCCTTGAAAAGATCCTTATAAAAGGGGTCGTCGTCGATGCAGAGAATGGTCTTGGGCATAAGATATATGTCTTCTTTTTAATTATAGCTCATCCGACCACCGGCGGCAATCGGCTGGCGGCGCATAAAAAGACGGGCTTGATGCCCGTCTGGAAGATCTACATGCCGTTCAGGATCCGGAAGACCTGGTAGGCCAGCATGGCGCCATTCAGGGCACGATGGACTTCGGGTTCCGGTTCTAGGCCGAGGAATTCGGCCACCTGATTCTGCTTGAAATTCGCGAGTCCCTTGTTGTGCAAAAGGAACCGGGCGCCGGACATGTTGCAGAGACGATGATAGCTCATCTCGTCCCTGACTCCGGTCTTCCGGAACGCCTTGGCTACGAAGGGCCAATCGAAACTGACGTTATGGGCGAGGAAGATCGCGTCGCGCGTGCGCCGGGCGTACTCTGCCATCGCTGCGGCGAGCGGCACGGCATTCTGCCAGTCGGCGGGATCGTAGCCATTGACCTTCAAAGCCTCGGGCTGCGCCGTTTCCAGATGCTCCGGACGCACCTTCACTTCGTAGGTGTCGAGGATCTCGAGCGTCTTCTGGTCCACGAGCACGAGACCGATCTCGATGATCTCGTGCGTGTCCGGATCGAGACCAGTCGTCTCGATATCGGTGATCGCGATCGGACGATCCGACATCGGCATCCTGTTCGTCTTCTGGCCCATGTTTTTCTCCTTGGCTAAAGAACCGGCGGCGACTCTGCGCGCCTGCCGTCAATTTAGATCAG
It encodes the following:
- a CDS encoding 3'-5' exonuclease, which gives rise to MGQKTNRMPMSDRPIAITDIETTGLDPDTHEIIEIGLVLVDQKTLEILDTYEVKVRPEHLETAQPEALKVNGYDPADWQNAVPLAAAMAEYARRTRDAIFLAHNVSFDWPFVAKAFRKTGVRDEMSYHRLCNMSGARFLLHNKGLANFKQNQVAEFLGLEPEPEVHRALNGAMLAYQVFRILNGM
- a CDS encoding response regulator, whose product is MPKTILCIDDDPFYKDLFKAMLEPHGYNVVSALDPAEGWSKLATSKPDLITLDIMMPEKEGFFDGFGFLKKLRTESDFKTAPVIMISALGDPEDIKHGISSGATDFLPKQDMTPDILLAKVKKILGE